In Salvia miltiorrhiza cultivar Shanhuang (shh) chromosome 4, IMPLAD_Smil_shh, whole genome shotgun sequence, the DNA window gccgtgaccgcgggaaaagggcggggcttcccccaagtgggccccagacgcgattttagccccaaaactccatttttcccttcttttctaattcattcaccacacacacccacttcatcttccccaacactccatttccaaaccctagcctctattctctaccattttttctctcttccacacacaagaacaacaccaaaatcaaagaaagaaggggaagacttggaaaggagctcatcaagactacatgattgaagatcaagattataggatttgtctatgaatctctatctctctatatctttatttatgttttcttatgacttgagatttgcttttattatgaatatgcttggctaaaatctcttatcttagggattagattagatggatttgtaatggattgatttctttgttctatatatatcttgattgtgcttattgttatcttttcaagtcctagatttatctcttgtatgattggttggccaccttttgtgcatttctaatttgtgatttgaatcgggagaggataattacaatagattaggagtttgatacatatcatctcaataaaccgggaggttgagagttgggtgagggcttgttgatcttttgtgctcttgggagttataggttagaaattgaccggggacggcaattatgacccataatctactgttttagtcgtccgagagggggctaaaactagtggggagatcgccctagataagtaggccatatcaagattaatattgctttagattgaagttcattacgatccatcgaaatttagtccctaggataactttcattcgagtcattccccaatttattaactaagtttatcttatcgttattttatttacttgctttatttagctttgttttagttctcaatatctcttcatctttggtttgtctaaatagattgaaaataacttattaataatatttagaagtttaaattcaccaatccttgtggaatacgaccttgcttccatatattacaactacccgtatacttgcggcgtggtgaaaatattagcgaacaagtttttggcgccgttgccggggattggttgaatttttacttttgatattgtgaaaagttgtttttatctaatttagatattgtttttatgtttgtttatttatatgtttatttatttttgttagagaaaattgctccacaaccgtaaaagcggcaccaaaaatggatgatggaaggaatgagttggttgagcaactccaactacaattggcgttgatgcaacttaagttgcgtgttttggaagccaaaagaaattgtaggcaaccaatgatccaaaaagccttccaaccaacaccttcctatggtgagtattatgacatggggtgcaatgccatggagtggcaatcaccattggagtatgaggaccatttcaatagttggaattatgaaaattcttattccactcaagaaggcttccaagggggaaatcgatactatcaagaggagaaatcgAATTCGAAAGACGATCTTCTacaatgcttcatagctacacaagcttggatagaaaaaagtatagcaaactcggatgttatgctagaagagcaaagaaggtctttggctaccactatagaaaatcaaaagcgaattgatgatttgtgcatggccattagcctacaaaatggaaccttgtatgaggaaccaatgccaatgctaagtgaagagcctcaagaagttgaagaagagtatgaagaagatgacgGTCAATTCTCCAAATCCCTTGAAGtcagcccaacttttccaatgcaacctctacaattccaaaaagatgaagacttCACAAGCTgtaaagaatgcaaagtcaaaaattttgtcgatccttacctcgacatAGGCGATTCtttgaaggcttgcttctttcacttttatttatcttcatcttttgattttcactttgatttgtctaataaggaattgtttgagtgtggtggtactctagatggtgaacgagattaccatgactcccgggatgtctcaagaattgcaaagccacattatttttgggtcgcggtggatggagcatgcaaatttgatgagaaatggccaccgcctaagcctccacctcgtttgtgagtacgagacaagtaaccattttctccttcatccaaacttatttcacctttgtgtgaaataagtttggggggagggtgaagatgggttacttatctcatttatccgttgtttatttatttagttagtttagttatGTTACAATAATTAGTTTTGTCTATGTTTTTTTtagcttttccttgtcttttatttttgagcttgattgttgaaacacatgagttggatgaaatgtgtgttgggcttatgatatgaatgttgcttttgaaaagaaattgttgtgtttcacttgttgattttgcatgtagagtttgaacttgtgacaaatgAGCTAAATATtttacctccaagaacttgcaaataaaatgagcttgtgagaattgagccctTGATTGTCATCcaattacaatctcattttgttcttgagtgtaaatcgattgagcatgtatgttggtctctagaacttgccatgagtcctctcttgaaaataaaagtagatgtgttgttaatattgaagtgatttaaggccatctttgttagccacttgaccccaattgtgccaaattctcatatgatcctagtttaccccttttgtgccttgtaggctttctttgaatgaaccaatgataaaggggtagaacttagagtgttagtggttgctttgatgaagaaaaaagtttgggaaatgattgaaattgcttatcaagctttgattgtgtgaaaatcactaatcccctatgagctcaaaaagaaaaagaaatgaaaatgaatgtgaataaaagagcataaaggggagtgatttgccttttgaatcatagccatgatagatatcactaaggatgaaaagatgaaatgtagggattttggtttatgtttgataagagaaatagtaaagtcgatttgttcattatgattatttgatcgtgggatgagtcactttgcctaaaaacacctcacctcaccaaagagccctcattacaacccaatgaaagcccttgttgatcattatttataacacattgaagtatagagagttaggataaatggcaagcttatggtagattgtatacattgtttcaatttgagtgcaaacacgtccaatctaaacacttgagagttgagtgcatcattgaaacatccacatttgtgaggattcaagcttggaggccataatattgaactcttcatcacttgtgattttttggaatgcatttctacttgtgatacacttttgaaagatttttgaaattgttgaagcccttgaaatgacaccaattcattctcacatgtttgttatcttttatttctcttctctttgttgtttggggacaaacaacgctttaagtttgggggggttgacaaacatggttttcgtacctcaattccacatgatttgttgtcatttcccttcatattttgcttgccaatgcgtgtttgtaccataatgttgagttttatgaagatttgatgtcttggtgtagttttggagtaatttcaggaaatatcaaggattaattggaggattttgaagatattatattgaagtacgtctcgagaggaatccgtgagcgcaaacggcgatcaaatccgagtccgaacgagggagaacggagcaaaacgagcggactgcgcataacgcccagtagcccgcggtcaccacccgcggccgcggggtgggaccgcgggtcagctgcccccgactcaggagacacccgcggtcaccacccgcggccgcggggcgggaccgcgggtcccctgagcatcccccacgtttgaaggccgcggacgcgggccgtgaccgcgggaaaagggcggggcttcccccaagtgggccccagacgcgattttagccccaaaactccatttttcccttcttttctaattcattcaccacacacacccacttcatcttccccaacactccatttccaaaccctagcctctattctctaccattttttctctcttccacacacaagaacaacaccaaaatcaaagaaagaaggggaagacttggaaaggagctcatcaagactacatgattgaagatcaagattataggatttgtctatgaatctctatctctctatatctttatttatgttttcttatgacttgagatttgcttttattatgaatatgcttggctaaaatctcttatcttagggattagattagatggatttgtaatggattgatttctttgttctatatatatcttgattgtgcttattgttatcttttcaagtcctagatttatctcttgtatgattggttggccaccttttgtgcatttctaatttgtgatttgaatcgggagaggataattacaatagattaggagtttgatacatatcatctcaataaaccgggaggttgagagttgggtgagggcttgttgatcttttgtgctcttgggagttataggttagaaattgaccggggacggcaattatgacccataatctactgttttagtcgtccgagagggggctaaaactagtggggagatcgccctagataagtaggccatatcaagattaatattgctttagattgaagttcattacgatccatcgaaatttagtccctaggataactttcattcgagtcattccccaatttattaactaagtttatcttatcgttattttatttacttgctttatttagctttgttttagttctcaatatctcttcatctttggtttgtctaaatagattgaaaataacttattaataatatttagaagtttaaattcaccaatccttgtggaatacgaccttgcttccatatattacaactacccgtatacttgcggcgtggtgaaaatattagcgaacaacaGTTGAAAAGTTATTGACGTTGTCTTTccaatgatacttatattgttgagTTTTGGTAAtcggaaaaaaagaaaaaatataaagtttCGTGACTCGactttcatgccattttttttacCACTTTCGATTATCAAAACTCaccaatataagtatcattagaaagataacATTAAATGCTTTCTAACGGTACTTTCGGATTGCCCATCAGAATTCAGACAATCAATTTATTAGCCGACGAACTTTTGGGTTTcggtcaaattccaaaaatataaaaattcatgtattttttgaccaaaaaaatagattttgtcaaaaaccaaaatttgagtataattcgtatatttataggcaattaacccaacccaactttatatatattttgcaaaTAGGTAGCTCCTTCATCTGTTTCAATGGTAAAAAGAGAATCAAACATGACAAAGTAACTTTAAGATTTCGATCATATGAAACTAAAAGAATATTATTTGGTATTCtcaaaaaatagaaagagtatTATTTGGTATTTAAATTGCaattatatactccatccgtcccgcgagtcttgacacgtttgggttcggcagtgtgtaattaataaagtataaaattgataaagtaggagagagaaggtaataaaagtgataaagtaggagagataatataataaaggtgataaagtaggagagagaaggtaataattattgcccaaaaaggaaacgtgtcaagattcgtgggacggcccaaaaaggaaaacgtgtcaagactcgcgggacggagggagtactaaaattttattaaagagtATTATTCGGTATTTAAATTGCAATTATAtactaaaattttattaaagagagtgacacgaattttaaaataaaattattgagtGTGTTGAGTAGAGATGGCAATGGGTCCTGGACCCGGttcagatccgtggatccagatccatgtTTCTgggtctggatctcaattttttggacctgcggatctggatccgaatctggatctcaatttttaaaacggatctggatctggatcttgaaatttctggatccgacccagatccgacccgtggtttcgttttatttaatatatactatttattttttatatttattttattaataatattaaatatataaaaaatttaaaataatacaaaaattggaattacaaattaaaatactttgttttgtgcaatattttttatgaagaaaattaaatgttgttgattttgtgacttttttttttaatttaatttaaaaatagtagatccatggatctggacccgcggacACACGGATCAGACGGATTTGGATCTGGATCCtaaattttcagatccgcggATTTGGATCCGGATCTGAATCTGGTAAAATGAAACGGATTTGGATCTGGTATTGATGGAGATCTAATCCAGATCTGGCCCGTTGCCTTCCCTAGTGTTGAGaatgataaaattaaaggtattataattaatattatgttattttaatttgtacTGAGTgtgttaaaaaatttaaaaataaaattaaataaaatatcattaacaGTAAAATATAgtcgaaaaataagaaaaaaaaaaaaagaattgttgaacgtttaaaaaaaatgtggacGAAGGGAATAGTCTTTAGTTAGAAGTTACATAATGGTAGAAAATTTAGGAAGTCATTAATCATCACTCCCACTGTGATGACTAAATAGTCATCGGCGCATCTATTCATGACTTCATGTTTAGGAAAAGGTGTAATTAATGCCTATATAGTAAATTAGTAATCAAAGTCTGATTAGGTGCATATTATAGTACTCTCTCCATCTAGCTTTTAATAtccatatttttatgtttaaatatcctttatttttatttttaataaaaataaataaaattcttatttcttattaattattttaacactcacataaaaattgaaatatttattCTACTCATAATATATCCAATCACTTTATAGTATATTATAATTCGTGCTATTCtcaattggatactaaaagttgggacgaaCGGAGTATATTTTACCACTCTTCATTAAAAATTCTGGAACCTTCTCATTTATTCCTAAAACCGTACTTCCACCAAGTCACTATAACAgactttactttttattttcatcacaCTCCAATttctttgttaaaattaatactcctaTATAATTCTAGACGATCATTTTTATAAATGTTAGTTTCATTGATAATTGATTTTTGGTATCTCATTAGGAGGGAAAAATAGGGAcagtgaaaatatatatatatatatatatatatatatatatatatttatatttagggGAAAAGGAAACGATTTTATTACTCAATATCGAAAAAGGCAAAATCTCGAAGCCAGATAGGAAAATCCGACTTCCAGATCATTACATCCTGACAAGAAACGGAAAAACGAGCGAGCTCATGCGCTGCTCTATTAGCTTCACGTCTAGCGTgaaaaaactccaaaaccacATGATGGCGAACATGCTGGAACGCCTCCCACAAGTCATCACATAAAGAGTCTGAACCATGGTGCGTCTCTTGTAGGAGGTGAATAGCCAAAAGAGAGTCGGAATAGAGGACAACCGACCCAAAATCGTGCTCCAGACAGAAACCAATGGCGATCAACATAGCGTGGAGCTCTCTAAGAATAACTGTCTCGGTGAAACCAATCGGTTGGCAGCCAGCAGCGATGATAGAGCCCGAGGAATTTCGGAGTAGAAAACCAACACCCACCTTACGCCCCTCATCACAATGAGCAACATCGACATCCAACCTTAAAACTTCATTAGGAAGGGGGGTACCATGAGTCGGATCCCTCCTTGGGAAGGGCCTGTTGAGTGATGAGCACGCTGCGCCGCGCCTTCTGGTAAGCGGCGAGAAGGCGGTCCCCTTGAACCAAGTCCAGTCTCTCCGACGCCTATGATTGGTTGTGTTTGATATCGCAGAGGTGCCGCCACGTGAGCCAAAGTCTCATGAACCACAACTCCAAACCTTCAGAACCCCACAAGTCCTCGATCGAAGGGTCGACTCCTCCATGGAAAGGTGTTTAAATTTATACAGCTCCTGCCACCACTCCATTTGCTGCCAAGATCGTCTAATCTTTTTACACCATAAAAAGCAATGGGTCGTCGTCCCCACTCATAACCACACCAGCTGCAGATACCTGAGACCGGGACGTGATGTCTCGCGAGGTTGCCGTCCATCGCTAGAAAGTTATTCAAAGCCTTCCATGCGAAATGTTTGATCTTTGGAAGGATTTGGAGTGCCCAGAACCGTTTCCACCAGGGGCTATTATGGAACGTCGAAGCCGAGGAGTGTGGCTCGTAAAAATTTGTAGCGCTAAGGTAGCTGGATTTCACCACATATCTCTCTCTTTCATCAAATGACCAATAGCATCTGTCCTCCCTGGCTTCTCCCGACAACTGAATAGAAGCGATATCATCACAAATAAACGGCGGGAAGAAAGACTTGAGCTTACCGCTGTCCCATGTATTCTCTCTCTCAATAAAATCGGCTACTGTAAGATCTTGGGAGTCAGCGTGGTCTGAGGGGCAGCTCCAAATATCTCGCCCCAGAATCCATCGAGCCTTAAAAGCCTTAATATTAAGCCCATCTCCAACTTTCCATCGATTACCCCACGCCAGAAGGTCCCGGCCCTAGCTGATGGAACGCCAAGTAAATGATGAGTGGCAAGAGACCTTTGCCGTCAAGAGGTCTCCCTCTCTGAAGTAGCGGTGTTTAAGAACTCGCGCAAGAAGGGATCCCATATTTTTAAGGATGCGCCAAGCTTGCTTAGCCAAGAGTGCTTGGTTAAACGGGATAAGCTGTCTGAAACCAAGACCCCCTCTCGACTTGGGCTTACAAAAATACTTCCACTTAGTCCAGTGCATGTAGCGCTCCTGCTCAGTATCTCCCCACCAAAAGTTCGCGCAACATCTCTCAATATCGTAACAAATGTCCGCGGGGAGGCGAAAGCAAGACATGGCATAAGTCGGGATCGATTGGATGACCGATTTAATAAGCACCTCTTTGCCGCCGGAGGAGAAGAATTTGTGGTCCCAAGTAGAGATTTTCTTGTAGACTCGGTCGCGAATGTAGTAGAATTGCATCGTCTTCTTCTTGACCACAAAAGTAGGGAGGCCAAGATACATTGAATGGCCTTGAGTTTCCTTTATTCCCAAAGTTTCTGTGACTTGTCCGATATCCTTCGTCTTAGTGTTTGGGCTGAAAGTTATCGCTGGCTTGTCGAAATTGATAACTTGGCCCGACGCTCTGCCATAATCTTCCAGAATCACCTTAAAGTTTGTGGCTGTCTCCTTTGTTGCTTTGAAAAAGACCAAGCTATCGTCTGCAAAAAATAGATTAGTAATAGACAGACAATAGCGAGCCATAGTAATCCCATTAAACAACCCTTGGTTTTCGTAGCTCCTAATAAGGGATGAGAAGCCCTGGGCACAGATAACAAAGAGGAACGAGGATAGGGGGCAACCTTGCCTGAGTCCTCTAGACATGATTAGATTACCATAGACTTTGTGATTAATCACGAATGAGAAGACCACCATAGAGATACATTGCATAACCAGGTTGATGATCGGTAGGGAAAACCGCATAACTACCATCATTGCCCTCAAAAACCGCCACTTGACCCTGTCATAAGCTTTACTCATATCGAGTTTAGCAGTCGCAACCCCCTCTTTGCCATTTTTCTTTCCGCGGATCCAATGCATACACTCGTATCCAAGTATGATGTTGTCAGAAATAAGCCTCTCCGGGATGAAGGCGCATTGATAGTCATCAATCACCGAATTCAGAATAGTGCGAAGTCGATTGGCCAAGACCTTAGCTACAATTTTGTATGATGTATTACAAAGACTGATAGGTCTAAAGTCATTGACTTACTTTGGCTTTTTGATCTTGGGAACGAGTACAATTAAGGTTCTGTTCCACAACTTTATACTAGCTCTTCCATTCAAAACTTGAAGCACCTCCCGAGTAACCGCCTCGCCTATTTCGCCTCACAATCGTTGGAAAAGAGCGGGAGGTATCCATCGGGACCTGGTGCCTTATGAGAGTAAATCTGGAATATCGCCTTTCGAATCTCGCTCTCTGTAAACATCTTATCAAGCTCCCCAATAGACGATTCTCCAAGGTACGGAGAGCCACTGTTAGTAACTTTGTCGATCTGAACCGGATCAGCCCCATTAGAAGCGAAGAGCTCAACAAAATACTCATGGATAACAGCTGCCATTTCTTCAGCCTTCTTCACCTCCGAGCCGTACTTATCAGTGAAGCTAGAGATAGTGTTATTCTTTTTTTGTTTACTAGCGAAGGCATGGAAGTACTTTGAATTTCTGTCGCCCAGGCTGTGCCAGTTGGATCGGGATCTCTGTTTCCAATGTACTTCCTCCGCCTCTGTCATCTTCTAGATTTCCTTATCAAACTTTTTCAGTTATGTGTTAAAGAAGATCAGGTTTCGTCCACTTTTTAGGAGGTCAAGGCGTTTCTTCCTTAATTTCACGAGTTCGCGCGTTGGATTTTTGTACTTGCTCGTGGACCAGCGCGTAAGATATTCACTGCACACCGCCAGTCTATCGTGGAGGGGCTCATGAATTCGTTACTCTAGCTCGTCATCAAATCAGCCGTAAAAGTCTTCTCTAAAAACCATTTTTGTTCGAAGTAGAATCTCTTGCGCCCACTGCCATGCACCGCTTCCCCCTTCTTTATAGGGAGTTTAAGCAAGAGAGGGTCGTGGTTCGACCCGTGTGGATCAAGGCCTTATACAACAGGCAGATCAAAAACGTCATCCACCATTCTATTAGCCACAAATTTGTCAAGTCTTAAAAATCTGGCCTCGTCTCCCTGGCATTGGTTATACCAAGTGAAGGGGTTGTCACAGGGAAGAGATTTGACTCCACAAAACTGTAAGGCTCGACTGAAATCTCTCATTTGGGGCCACGACCTTTTGCAACTGTCACAACTTTCGTTACGGTTGGATATCTCATTGAAATCTCCACCAATAATCCAGGGGAGATCCATG includes these proteins:
- the LOC131023209 gene encoding uncharacterized protein LOC131023209, giving the protein MTEAEEVHWKQRSRSNWHSLGDRNSKYFHAFASKQKKNNTISSFTDKYGSEVKKAEEMAAVIHEYFVELFASNGADPVQIDKVTNSGSPYLGESSIGELDKMFTESEIRKAIFQIYSHKAPGPDGYLPLFSNDSKVLANRLRTILNSVIDDYQCAFIPERLISDNIILGYECMHWIRGKKNGKEGVATAKLDMSKAYDRVKWRFLRAMMVVMRFSLPIINLVMQCISMVVFSFVINHKVYGNLIMSRGLRQGCPLSSFLFVICAQGFSSLIRSYENQGLFNGITMARYCLSITNLFFADDSLVFFKATKETATNFKVILEDYGRASGQVINFDKPAITFSPNTKTKDIGQVTETLGIKETQGHSMYLGLPTFVVKKKTMQFYYIRDRVYKKISTWDHKFFSSGGKEVLIKSVIQSIPTYAMSCFRLPADICYDIERCCANFWWGDTEQERYMHWTKWKYFCKPKSRGGLGFRQLIPFNQALLAKQAWRILKNMGSLLARVLKHRYFREGDLLTAKGRDLLAWGNRWKVGDGLNIKAFKARWILGRDIWSCPSDHADSQDLTVADFIERENTWDSGKLKSFFPPFICDDIASIQLSGEAREDRCYWSFDERERYVVKSSYLSATNFYEPHSSASTFHNSPWWKRFWALQILPKIKHFAWKALNNFLAMDGNLARHHVPVSDFGSRGGTSAISNTTNHRRRRDWTWFKGTAFSPLTRRRGAACSSLNRPFPRRDPTHGTPLPNEVLRLDVDVAHCDEGRKVGVGFLLRNSSGSIIAAGCQPIGFTETVILRELHAMLIAIGFCLEHDFGSVVLYSDSLLAIHLLQETHHGSDSLCDDLWEAFQHVRHHVVLEFFHARREANRAAHELARFSVSCQDVMIWKSDFPIWLRDFAFFDIE